In one window of Micromonospora cathayae DNA:
- a CDS encoding Hsp20/alpha crystallin family protein has protein sequence MSEPHGDGSGRGWRGRQPGGWDPMGELQSLRAELSRLVGGRSGPPEVELTETADGWEVVVRLPGVAPEEVAVELDDRELCVRARSEAEVNADHGIPGGLETRGFEYRIDLPSRVEPDAIDAVMDHGLLRVRLPRAARPAPRTITIGQLRSTNGSRGHRGSAASADRGTPGLVDRAAERELHHPDATDEIDRP, from the coding sequence GTGAGCGAGCCGCACGGCGACGGCTCGGGCCGGGGCTGGCGCGGCCGGCAGCCGGGGGGCTGGGACCCGATGGGCGAGTTGCAGTCGCTGCGCGCCGAGCTGAGCCGGCTGGTCGGCGGCCGGTCCGGCCCGCCCGAGGTGGAGCTGACCGAGACCGCCGACGGGTGGGAGGTCGTCGTCCGGCTGCCCGGGGTGGCCCCGGAGGAGGTGGCCGTCGAACTCGACGACCGGGAACTCTGCGTGCGGGCCCGGTCGGAAGCCGAGGTCAACGCCGACCACGGCATCCCCGGCGGGCTGGAGACCCGGGGCTTCGAGTACCGGATCGACCTGCCGTCCCGGGTGGAACCGGACGCGATCGACGCGGTGATGGACCACGGTCTGCTCCGGGTCCGGCTGCCCCGGGCGGCCCGACCCGCGCCGCGCACCATCACCATCGGCCAGCTGCGCTCCACCAACGGCAGCCGGGGCCACCGGGGCTCCGCCGCGTCGGCCGACCGGGGTACGCCCGGCCTGGTCGACCGGGCCGCCGAGCGGGAGCTGCACCACCCGGACGCCACCGACGAGATCGACCGGCCGTAG
- a CDS encoding glycosyltransferase family 9 protein gives MVAPALLEPVADRVPDVERIAVLRANALGDFVFVLPALDALRAAYPEAELVLLGAPWHAELLRDRPGPVDRVLVVPPAPGIRDPVRGEPASEPARFLAAARAERFDLALQLHGGGGNSNPLVNGLGARLTAGLRAEDAPPLDRWIRYVYYQNEVLRYLEVVGLVGAPATTVVPRFPVTDADRAEARRVLGDPDRPRVALHPGATDTRRRWPAGRFAEVARELVADGYEVLVTGTPAEQELVDRVVAAAKVPVRPQVGTLDLGALAACYAGCALVISNDTGPLHLAAAVGAATIGVYWVGNLINSGHLLRGRHRPIMSWTVHCPVCGVDCTRGVYPARPGDGECPHRDSFVTDVPTVEVVETARELLRAG, from the coding sequence ATGGTCGCCCCGGCCCTCCTCGAACCGGTCGCCGACCGGGTACCGGACGTCGAGCGGATCGCCGTGCTGCGGGCCAACGCGCTCGGCGACTTCGTCTTCGTCCTGCCCGCCCTGGACGCGCTGCGGGCCGCGTACCCGGAGGCGGAGCTGGTGCTGCTCGGCGCGCCCTGGCACGCGGAGCTGTTGCGCGACCGGCCCGGCCCGGTGGACCGGGTGCTGGTGGTGCCCCCGGCCCCGGGCATCCGGGACCCGGTACGGGGCGAGCCGGCGTCGGAGCCGGCCCGCTTCCTGGCCGCCGCCCGGGCGGAACGCTTCGACCTGGCGCTGCAACTGCACGGCGGGGGCGGCAACTCGAACCCGCTCGTCAACGGGCTCGGGGCGCGGCTCACCGCCGGGCTGCGGGCCGAGGACGCGCCCCCGCTGGACCGCTGGATCCGGTACGTCTACTACCAGAACGAGGTGCTGCGCTACCTGGAGGTCGTCGGGCTGGTGGGCGCGCCCGCCACCACCGTCGTACCGCGCTTCCCGGTCACCGACGCCGACCGGGCCGAGGCGCGGCGGGTGCTCGGCGACCCGGACCGGCCGAGGGTCGCGCTGCACCCCGGCGCGACCGACACCCGGCGACGCTGGCCGGCCGGCCGGTTCGCCGAGGTGGCCCGGGAACTCGTCGCCGACGGGTACGAGGTGCTGGTCACCGGCACCCCCGCCGAACAGGAACTGGTCGACCGGGTGGTCGCCGCCGCCAAGGTGCCGGTACGCCCCCAGGTCGGCACGCTCGACCTCGGCGCGCTGGCCGCCTGCTACGCCGGCTGCGCCCTGGTGATCTCCAACGACACCGGCCCGCTGCACCTGGCGGCGGCGGTGGGCGCGGCGACGATCGGGGTGTACTGGGTCGGCAACCTGATCAACTCGGGGCACCTGCTGCGTGGCCGGCACCGCCCGATCATGTCCTGGACGGTGCACTGCCCGGTCTGCGGCGTCGACTGCACCCGGGGCGTGTACCCGGCCCGACCCGGCGACGGCGAGTGCCCGCACCGGGACTCCTTCGTCACCGACGTACCCACCGTGGAGGTCGTCGAGACAGCCCGCGAACTGCTCAGAGCCGGGTGA
- a CDS encoding glycosyltransferase, whose translation MNRPLDPGTPDAFRRERTLDVLIPTRNRPTELAVTLSGLAAQEGVPGFGVVVSDQSDGEPGWRHPAAATMVRALRHRGCPVLLTRRLPRRGLAEHRAYLLDRSTARYVLCLDDDVWLEPGTLRRLVTAIGELGCGFVGNAVHGLSYADDVRPETHRHYREWTGRPVPETVRPDTPEWQRASIHSAANLLHVTEQLDLPPGAWRAYRVSWIGGCVLYDRAALVAAGGFDFWRLLHERHQGEDVAAQLAVLARYGGAGIVPSGAYHLESPTTVTERDVEAWQVVVTRL comes from the coding sequence GTGAATCGCCCGCTCGACCCCGGTACGCCGGACGCGTTCCGCCGGGAGCGGACGCTGGACGTGCTGATCCCCACCCGCAACCGGCCCACCGAACTGGCGGTCACCCTCTCCGGGCTGGCCGCCCAGGAGGGCGTACCCGGGTTCGGGGTGGTGGTCAGCGACCAGTCCGACGGCGAGCCGGGCTGGCGGCATCCGGCCGCCGCCACCATGGTCCGGGCGCTGCGGCACCGGGGCTGTCCGGTGCTGCTGACCCGGCGGCTGCCGAGACGCGGGCTGGCCGAGCACCGGGCGTACCTGCTGGACCGCTCGACCGCCCGGTACGTGCTCTGCCTCGACGACGACGTCTGGCTGGAACCGGGCACCCTGCGCCGGCTGGTCACCGCGATCGGCGAGCTGGGCTGCGGGTTCGTCGGCAACGCGGTGCACGGGCTGTCCTACGCCGACGACGTGCGCCCGGAGACCCACCGGCACTACCGGGAGTGGACCGGCCGGCCGGTCCCCGAGACCGTACGCCCCGACACCCCCGAGTGGCAGCGGGCGTCGATCCACTCCGCGGCGAACCTGCTGCACGTGACCGAGCAGCTGGACCTGCCGCCGGGGGCCTGGCGGGCGTACCGGGTCTCCTGGATCGGTGGCTGCGTGCTCTACGACCGGGCCGCGCTGGTCGCGGCGGGCGGCTTCGACTTCTGGCGGCTGCTGCACGAACGGCACCAGGGCGAGGACGTGGCCGCCCAGCTCGCCGTGCTCGCCCGGTACGGCGGGGCCGGCATCGTGCCCAGCGGGGCGTACCACCTGGAGTCACCGACCACCGTGACCGAACGGGACGTCGAGGCGTGGCAGGTGGTCGTCACCCGGCTCTGA
- the rfaE2 gene encoding D-glycero-beta-D-manno-heptose 1-phosphate adenylyltransferase — protein MAGAAAEQRRLATVVESWRARPVLVIGDAMLDEWRFADSDRLCREAPAPVLTLRRRISAAGGAANTAVNLAALGGLAALVAPVGADVAGDELHDCLDRAGVWDRTVNQPGRHTPVKRRMLAGNQILLREDSGEPDDVLTDDGVARLITAVECAIEELRAASGGSVPTLVVCDYGLGALSAPIRAWLVANRHRFATVALDAHDLADWRGLAPTVVTPSFAEATRLLARANAAAAHPAGAADVALHPDPPDGPSELVVGTAPGAARTARGGERTHADVPPATGPTGEPTPGEERMSLTGDGLSITGTGVTIAATDGPRTANGGGPHRAAGPNGPSAPDDAEQTSTDRVLLAQARLAELREHTGADVVAVTLDTEGAVVGGAEGESRRSRATPVPASHAVGAGDAYLAAMTLALAAEAPLPTAAQLAQLAATITVSDTGTCVCRRQDLLAALGVDAAGAGRTVVVTPDDLAAIVAEHRDAGRSVVFTNGCFDVLHPGHVRYLQQAAELGDLLIVAVNSDDSVRRLKGPDRPVNPVEDRSALLAALSCVDHVVVFEEDSPAVLIETVRPDVYVKGGDYPPEMVPEAPLVRRLGGQVRTLGYVPDRSTSAIIERIRAQQVSTGEPAPNGNGDREPYPNGNGDREPYPNGNGDRGTLTGRTP, from the coding sequence ATGGCAGGAGCAGCAGCGGAACAGCGCAGGCTCGCCACCGTCGTGGAGAGCTGGCGGGCCCGACCCGTCCTGGTCATCGGTGACGCCATGCTCGACGAGTGGCGGTTCGCCGACTCCGACCGGCTCTGCCGGGAGGCGCCCGCCCCGGTGCTCACCCTCCGACGGCGCATCTCCGCCGCCGGCGGCGCGGCGAACACGGCGGTCAACCTGGCCGCCCTCGGTGGCCTGGCCGCGCTGGTCGCGCCGGTCGGCGCGGACGTGGCCGGGGACGAACTACACGACTGCCTGGACCGGGCCGGCGTCTGGGACCGGACGGTCAACCAGCCCGGCCGGCACACCCCGGTCAAACGCCGGATGCTCGCCGGCAACCAGATCCTGCTGCGCGAGGACTCCGGCGAGCCCGACGACGTGCTGACCGACGACGGGGTGGCCCGGTTGATCACGGCGGTGGAGTGCGCGATCGAGGAACTGCGGGCCGCCAGCGGCGGGAGCGTACCGACCCTGGTGGTCTGCGACTACGGCCTCGGGGCGCTCTCCGCGCCGATCCGCGCCTGGCTGGTCGCGAACCGGCACCGCTTCGCCACCGTGGCCCTGGACGCGCACGACCTGGCCGACTGGCGGGGGCTCGCCCCGACCGTGGTGACCCCCAGCTTCGCCGAGGCCACCCGGCTGCTCGCCCGCGCCAACGCCGCCGCCGCGCACCCGGCCGGTGCGGCGGACGTCGCTCTTCATCCCGACCCGCCGGACGGCCCGTCCGAACTCGTCGTCGGCACCGCCCCGGGCGCGGCCCGGACGGCCCGGGGCGGCGAACGGACGCACGCGGACGTGCCGCCCGCCACCGGCCCGACCGGCGAGCCGACCCCCGGCGAGGAGCGGATGTCGCTGACCGGGGACGGCCTCAGCATCACCGGTACCGGCGTGACCATCGCCGCGACGGACGGACCCCGGACCGCCAACGGCGGCGGACCCCACCGGGCCGCCGGCCCGAACGGTCCGTCCGCCCCGGACGACGCGGAGCAGACCAGCACCGACCGGGTCCTGCTCGCCCAGGCCCGCCTCGCCGAACTGCGCGAACACACCGGAGCCGACGTGGTGGCGGTCACCCTGGACACCGAGGGCGCGGTCGTCGGCGGGGCCGAGGGCGAGTCCCGGCGCAGCCGCGCCACCCCGGTCCCGGCCAGCCACGCGGTGGGGGCCGGCGACGCCTACCTGGCCGCGATGACCCTGGCGCTGGCCGCCGAAGCGCCACTGCCGACCGCCGCCCAACTGGCCCAGCTCGCCGCGACCATCACCGTCTCGGACACCGGCACCTGCGTGTGCCGCCGGCAGGACCTGCTCGCCGCGCTCGGCGTCGACGCCGCCGGGGCCGGGCGTACGGTGGTGGTAACCCCCGACGACCTGGCGGCCATCGTGGCGGAACACCGCGATGCGGGCCGCTCGGTGGTCTTCACCAACGGCTGCTTCGACGTGCTGCACCCCGGGCACGTGCGCTACCTGCAACAGGCCGCCGAACTGGGTGACCTGCTGATCGTCGCGGTCAACTCGGACGACAGCGTACGCCGGCTCAAGGGCCCGGACCGGCCGGTCAACCCGGTCGAGGACCGCAGCGCGCTGCTCGCCGCGCTCTCCTGTGTGGACCACGTGGTGGTCTTCGAGGAGGACTCCCCGGCCGTGCTGATCGAGACGGTCCGCCCGGACGTGTACGTCAAGGGCGGCGACTACCCGCCCGAGATGGTGCCCGAGGCACCACTGGTCCGTCGCCTCGGCGGGCAGGTACGCACCCTCGGGTACGTCCCCGACCGGTCCACCTCGGCGATCATCGAGCGGATCCGCGCCCAGCAGGTGTCCACCGGGGAGCCCGCCCCGAACGGGAACGGCGACCGGGAGCCCTACCCGAACGGCAACGGCGACCGGGAGCCCTACCCGAACGGGAACGGCGACCGGGGCACGCTGACCGGCCGGACACCGTGA
- a CDS encoding type 1 glutamine amidotransferase domain-containing protein, producing MAGRVLEGKRVAFLATDGVEEVEYVQPREAVEKAGARTELVSLKAGKVTAFNHLDPSTSYDVDVPVAQADAGAYDALVLPGGVANPDFLRTDPDAVRFVRSFQEQGKPIGVICHGPWTLIEADVVRGRRMTSWPSLRTDLTNAGADWVDEECVVDGNLVSSRKPDDLPAFCAAIVERFAR from the coding sequence ATGGCAGGGCGAGTACTGGAGGGCAAGCGGGTCGCGTTCCTCGCCACCGACGGCGTGGAGGAGGTGGAGTACGTCCAGCCGCGCGAGGCGGTGGAGAAGGCCGGGGCGCGGACCGAGCTGGTCTCGCTGAAGGCCGGGAAGGTCACGGCGTTCAACCACCTCGACCCGTCGACGTCGTACGACGTGGACGTGCCGGTCGCGCAGGCGGACGCCGGGGCGTACGACGCGTTGGTGCTGCCCGGTGGGGTGGCGAACCCGGACTTCCTGCGCACCGACCCGGACGCGGTCCGGTTCGTCCGGAGTTTCCAGGAGCAGGGCAAGCCGATCGGGGTGATCTGCCACGGTCCGTGGACGTTGATCGAGGCGGACGTGGTGCGGGGCCGGCGGATGACGAGCTGGCCGAGCCTGCGTACCGACCTGACGAACGCCGGGGCGGACTGGGTGGACGAGGAGTGCGTGGTCGACGGCAACCTGGTGAGCAGCCGGAAGCCGGACGACCTGCCGGCGTTCTGCGCCGCGATCGTCGAGCGGTTCGCGAGGTAG
- a CDS encoding DUF2231 domain-containing protein, which translates to MESRLKVLGHPVHPMLVMFPFGLLVTAVFFDVVDTLGGPAVLGEVAYWNISVALVMGVLAAAAGAFDLLAIPTGTRAKRVALTHAAANLAVILLFAAVWVVRFNADSRAAGGALIAIEVVALALLGISGWLGGELVDRLGVGVDREADLNAPSSLRPSATAHRVGEAR; encoded by the coding sequence ATGGAGAGCCGACTGAAGGTGCTGGGGCACCCCGTACACCCGATGCTGGTGATGTTCCCGTTCGGCCTGCTGGTGACCGCGGTCTTCTTCGACGTGGTCGACACGCTCGGCGGCCCCGCCGTCCTCGGCGAGGTGGCGTACTGGAACATCAGCGTGGCCCTGGTGATGGGGGTGCTGGCCGCCGCCGCGGGGGCCTTCGACCTGCTCGCCATCCCGACCGGTACCCGGGCCAAGCGGGTGGCGCTCACCCACGCCGCCGCCAACCTGGCGGTGATCCTGCTCTTCGCCGCCGTCTGGGTGGTCCGGTTCAACGCGGACTCGCGGGCGGCCGGAGGCGCGCTCATCGCGATCGAGGTGGTCGCTCTGGCCCTGCTGGGCATCAGCGGCTGGCTCGGCGGGGAACTCGTCGACCGGCTCGGCGTCGGGGTCGACCGGGAGGCCGACCTGAATGCGCCCAGCTCGCTGCGCCCCTCGGCGACCGCGCACCGGGTCGGGGAGGCACGGTGA